A stretch of Christensenellaceae bacterium DNA encodes these proteins:
- the recR gene encoding recombination mediator RecR has product MMNPKSLDKLIGAFMMLPGVGAKTAQRYAYSILNSSDHEVNNLSKALLEAKHSIKFCAICGNFTEDDTCSLCKQREHIQICVVKEPKDIAALEKVKGLKCSYHVLHGVINPLEGITPNDIRIKELLTRVGKNETKEVIVATNPDVEGEATALYIAKILKPLGIKVTRLAQGISIGSDLEYADEVTLTRAIESRREL; this is encoded by the coding sequence ATTATGAATCCAAAATCGCTTGATAAATTGATAGGGGCTTTTATGATGTTGCCGGGAGTAGGAGCCAAAACTGCTCAGAGATATGCTTATAGCATTCTTAACAGCAGCGACCACGAAGTGAATAACCTCAGTAAGGCTTTGCTGGAGGCTAAACACAGCATAAAATTTTGCGCTATTTGCGGAAACTTTACTGAGGATGACACTTGCAGTCTTTGTAAACAACGTGAACACATTCAGATATGCGTAGTCAAAGAGCCTAAAGACATTGCCGCTCTTGAAAAGGTTAAGGGACTGAAGTGCTCTTATCACGTTTTACATGGGGTTATAAACCCGCTTGAAGGAATAACACCCAATGATATCCGTATAAAGGAGTTGCTTACTCGTGTGGGTAAAAATGAAACCAAAGAAGTTATTGTGGCAACCAACCCTGACGTTGAAGGTGAGGCCACGGCACTGTATATAGCAAAAATCCTGAAACCTCTTGGTATAAAGGTCACACGGCTTGCTCAGGGTATATCTATAGGAAGCGACCTTGAATATGCTGATGAGGTTACGCTTACGCGTGCTATTGAGAGCCGAAGAGAGCTTTAG